One genomic region from Vibrio sp. STUT-A11 encodes:
- a CDS encoding transporter substrate-binding domain-containing protein: protein MKLSKLVSLVAVAAALVTNVSAASANQLEAIKEKAVLKVAVPQDFPPFGSVGTDLKPQGYDIDMAKYLAKELNVKVELVPVTSANRIPYLQTQKVDLVISSMGKNPEREKAIDFSEAYAPFFLGVFGTSDENVAGAAELADKTIGVTRGSVEDIELSKIAPETTTIKRFEDNNATLSSFLSGQIDLIATGNLVVTEIATRYPAKAPEAKFMLKNSPCYVGVMKGETELVEEVNKLISKAKAEGVLESLSQKWLKAPFPKDLGA, encoded by the coding sequence ATGAAATTATCTAAGTTAGTGTCTTTAGTCGCGGTTGCTGCGGCATTAGTTACCAACGTTTCTGCTGCGTCTGCAAACCAGTTGGAAGCCATTAAAGAAAAAGCGGTACTCAAAGTTGCGGTACCACAAGACTTTCCTCCTTTTGGTTCTGTCGGGACGGATTTAAAGCCACAAGGTTATGACATTGATATGGCCAAATATCTGGCCAAAGAACTCAACGTGAAAGTGGAGTTAGTACCCGTTACCAGTGCAAACCGCATTCCTTATCTACAAACTCAAAAAGTTGATTTGGTAATTTCCAGTATGGGGAAAAACCCAGAGCGTGAAAAAGCGATCGACTTCAGCGAAGCATACGCTCCGTTTTTCCTCGGCGTGTTCGGCACTTCAGATGAGAACGTCGCCGGAGCAGCAGAGCTTGCTGATAAAACCATTGGTGTAACGCGTGGCTCTGTTGAAGATATCGAGCTAAGCAAAATTGCGCCAGAGACGACAACGATCAAGCGTTTTGAAGATAACAACGCGACATTGTCTTCTTTCCTATCTGGTCAGATTGACCTCATTGCAACGGGCAACCTAGTCGTCACAGAAATCGCTACTCGTTACCCAGCTAAAGCACCTGAAGCGAAGTTCATGCTGAAGAACTCTCCGTGTTATGTGGGTGTAATGAAAGGTGAAACTGAGCTTGTCGAAGAAGTGAACAAGCTTATTTCAAAAGCGAAAGCTGAAGGGGTGCTAGAGTCACTATCGCAAAAATGGTTGAAAGCGCCTTTCCCTAAAGATCTTGGCGCATAA
- a CDS encoding amino acid ABC transporter permease — MSYQLEFTGLAPYLPQFVAGLRTTVELTVISTVAGLAVGTLCAAGRTSKQAWLRWLCATYIELTRNTPFIVQLFFIFFGLPALGVKLSAWEAGFIAMVFNLGAYSAEIIRAGIDATPKGQWEAGKTLGLTRRQIFTRIVLPPAYQKVYPALVSQCIIVMLGSAVVSQISVEELTFAANFVQSRTFLSFESYAVTALIYLVLAILMRQLFALIKARVFKNPAL; from the coding sequence ATGAGTTACCAGTTAGAATTTACTGGCTTGGCTCCCTACCTGCCACAGTTTGTGGCAGGTTTAAGGACAACCGTCGAGTTAACCGTTATTTCAACCGTTGCTGGGCTGGCTGTGGGAACATTGTGCGCAGCAGGACGCACAAGTAAGCAAGCATGGTTACGTTGGTTATGTGCGACTTATATCGAGTTAACACGTAATACCCCGTTCATTGTTCAGTTATTTTTCATCTTTTTTGGTTTACCAGCGTTAGGTGTCAAGCTAAGCGCGTGGGAGGCAGGCTTCATCGCGATGGTGTTTAACCTTGGTGCCTACAGTGCGGAGATCATCCGGGCAGGTATCGATGCAACACCTAAAGGTCAATGGGAGGCGGGTAAAACGTTAGGCTTAACCAGACGCCAAATTTTTACTCGAATCGTATTGCCGCCGGCTTATCAGAAGGTTTATCCAGCATTGGTCAGTCAGTGCATAATCGTCATGCTCGGCTCTGCCGTTGTTTCTCAGATTTCAGTCGAGGAGCTGACCTTTGCGGCGAACTTTGTGCAGTCCAGAACCTTTTTAAGTTTTGAATCTTATGCTGTTACTGCACTGATTTACCTTGTCCTTGCGATCTTAATGCGTCAGTTGTTTGCATTGATCAAAGCTCGCGTATTCAAAAACCCAGCGCTGTAG